Proteins encoded together in one Anaerotignum propionicum DSM 1682 window:
- the serC gene encoding 3-phosphoserine/phosphohydroxythreonine transaminase, with protein sequence MEKRVFNFSAGPSMLPVEVLEQAQRELVCYPSSGMSVMEMSHRSKMFESILAKAKADLKELMHIPDNYKILFLQGGGSTQFAMVPLNLMNKNNKADYVITGQWAKKAAEEAKKYGKVNVVASSAETTFDRIPQLDSSKFDPDADYFYITLNNTVYGTRWTELPDTGNVTLVGDMSSSILSEEIDVTKFGLLYAGAQKNLGPAGVTVVIIREDLLGNAMDFTPTMLRYDIHAENDSLYNTPPTYGIYFMGLVFDWVKRQGGVAAIQKINEHKASLLYDFLDASSLFKGTVVPKDRSLMNAPFILPTDELNAKFIKEADALGFVNLKGHRTVGGMRASIYNAMPVEGVEKLVAFMKKFELENK encoded by the coding sequence ATGGAAAAAAGAGTATTCAATTTCTCAGCAGGACCATCCATGCTACCCGTAGAAGTATTAGAACAAGCACAACGTGAGCTTGTTTGTTATCCTTCCTCTGGTATGTCAGTTATGGAGATGAGCCATCGATCTAAAATGTTTGAATCTATTTTGGCAAAAGCTAAGGCTGATTTAAAGGAATTGATGCATATTCCCGATAACTATAAAATTTTGTTTCTTCAGGGCGGCGGTTCCACGCAGTTTGCTATGGTTCCCCTAAACCTGATGAATAAAAATAATAAAGCAGATTACGTCATTACTGGACAATGGGCGAAAAAAGCTGCGGAAGAGGCAAAAAAATACGGAAAGGTAAATGTTGTGGCATCCTCTGCCGAAACCACATTTGACCGCATTCCCCAATTAGATTCTTCCAAATTCGACCCGGATGCAGATTATTTTTACATAACTTTGAATAATACCGTTTACGGCACCCGTTGGACAGAACTGCCCGATACAGGAAATGTAACATTGGTAGGCGATATGTCTTCCTCCATATTGTCCGAGGAAATTGATGTCACAAAATTCGGCTTGCTTTATGCAGGTGCACAAAAGAATTTAGGCCCTGCAGGGGTTACTGTTGTCATCATCCGTGAAGATCTGTTGGGCAATGCTATGGATTTTACACCTACCATGCTTCGCTATGATATTCATGCAGAAAATGATTCCTTGTACAATACCCCTCCCACATATGGTATTTATTTTATGGGGCTTGTTTTTGACTGGGTAAAACGCCAAGGGGGCGTAGCTGCCATTCAAAAAATAAACGAGCATAAGGCTTCCCTGCTTTATGACTTTTTGGATGCATCTTCCTTGTTCAAAGGCACCGTAGTGCCAAAGGATCGCTCTTTGATGAATGCACCCTTCATTCTGCCGACAGATGAATTGAACGCAAAATTCATTAAGGAAGCTGATGCCCTTGGTTTCGTGAACCTTAAGGGTCACCGTACTGTTGGTGGTATGCGGGCAAGTATATACAACGCAATGCCTGTGGAAGGCGTGGAAAAATTGGTTGCATTTATGAAAAAATTTGAATTGGAAAACAAATAA
- a CDS encoding 3-phosphoglycerate dehydrogenase family protein translates to MFTIRTLNNIAPTGLGKLSEKHFHIDNTAENPDGIILRSFDMHSMPLNDNLLAVARAGAGTNNVPVDQCSRRGIPVFNAPGGNANAVKELVLTGLFISSRRIVDGSAWVQTICESDALEKDIEAGKKNFTGPEILGKTLGVIGLGAIGVLVANAALDLGMDVVGYDPYLSLESAWHLSPSVEKADSIEDVVAKSDYITLHIPLNDKTKHTYNETLFSKTKRGARLLNFARGGLVDNDALKEALDQGIISRYITDFPEKELLGNENIIVTPHLGASTPESEENCAIMVAEELRDYLYYGNVKNSVNFPNCTVPYNGKPRIAVSHRNIVNMIGQLGAVFTKYSINIDKLVNNSKGELAYNIIVCDSLPENEDELIRDLYAINSVIKVRLLK, encoded by the coding sequence ATGTTTACAATACGTACATTAAACAATATTGCTCCCACAGGCTTGGGAAAGCTGTCGGAGAAGCACTTTCATATAGATAACACCGCAGAAAATCCCGATGGAATTATTTTGCGCAGCTTTGATATGCATAGCATGCCCTTAAACGACAATTTATTGGCAGTTGCCCGTGCAGGTGCGGGAACAAATAATGTTCCAGTGGATCAGTGTTCAAGAAGGGGAATCCCCGTTTTCAATGCACCCGGTGGCAATGCCAATGCAGTAAAGGAACTGGTTTTAACAGGCTTGTTCATATCCTCCCGCCGAATCGTTGATGGCTCGGCATGGGTACAGACCATTTGCGAAAGTGACGCTTTGGAAAAAGACATCGAAGCAGGCAAGAAAAACTTCACAGGCCCTGAAATTTTGGGCAAAACCCTTGGAGTTATCGGCTTAGGTGCCATCGGCGTGTTGGTGGCAAACGCCGCTCTTGACTTGGGCATGGATGTGGTTGGCTATGATCCATACCTGTCTTTGGAATCCGCTTGGCATCTGTCCCCCTCTGTGGAAAAAGCAGACTCCATTGAGGATGTTGTGGCAAAAAGCGACTATATTACCCTACATATTCCTTTGAACGATAAAACAAAGCACACCTATAACGAGACATTGTTCTCCAAAACCAAAAGAGGCGCACGTTTGTTAAACTTTGCAAGGGGCGGGTTAGTGGATAATGATGCCCTGAAAGAGGCTTTGGATCAAGGTATCATTTCCCGTTATATCACTGATTTCCCTGAGAAAGAACTCCTAGGGAATGAAAATATCATTGTCACCCCTCACCTGGGTGCTTCCACACCGGAATCCGAGGAAAATTGCGCTATCATGGTTGCCGAGGAACTCCGGGATTATTTGTACTACGGAAATGTGAAAAATTCCGTTAATTTCCCCAATTGTACCGTTCCTTATAATGGAAAACCTCGTATTGCTGTTTCCCATAGAAATATTGTAAATATGATTGGTCAGCTAGGTGCTGTTTTCACAAAATACAGTATTAATATCGATAAATTGGTAAATAACTCTAAAGGAGAGTTGGCATATAACATTATCGTCTGTGACAGCCTTCCAGAAAATGAAGATGAATTGATTAGAGATTTATATGCCATCAACAGCGTAATCAAAGTACGCTTATTAAAATAA
- the cwlD gene encoding N-acetylmuramoyl-L-alanine amidase CwlD: MKGKISVKEGIKIGCLCALIGICVCVAAVGSKKKVAVMLPVDQKIIILDAGHGGWDPGKTGSLGKDEKNINLAVMEKLQQYLEQGGATVYITRATDEALGSKKKADMAERKKIANESNGDILVSIHQNAFPSTGAKGAQVFYHKSSEDGKNLAELIQERLKTNVDNENKRLAKQNSDYYILRTTEIPAVIVECGFISNPAEEQLLNDEAYQTKLAWAIYLGIIDYFSQTESV; encoded by the coding sequence ATGAAAGGGAAAATTTCCGTCAAAGAAGGTATTAAAATTGGCTGTTTATGTGCTCTGATTGGCATATGCGTTTGTGTAGCTGCTGTGGGAAGTAAGAAAAAGGTGGCAGTAATGCTTCCTGTTGATCAAAAAATAATTATTCTGGATGCAGGGCACGGCGGTTGGGACCCGGGTAAGACTGGTTCCTTGGGAAAGGATGAAAAAAATATCAATTTGGCGGTTATGGAAAAATTACAGCAATATTTGGAGCAAGGGGGCGCTACGGTTTATATTACCCGTGCCACTGATGAGGCACTGGGCAGTAAAAAAAAGGCTGATATGGCGGAACGGAAAAAAATTGCCAATGAAAGCAATGGAGATATCTTGGTTAGTATTCATCAAAATGCTTTTCCGTCTACCGGAGCAAAGGGTGCCCAAGTTTTTTATCACAAATCCAGTGAAGACGGAAAAAATTTGGCAGAATTGATTCAGGAGCGGCTAAAAACAAATGTAGATAATGAAAACAAACGATTAGCAAAGCAAAACAGCGATTATTACATATTACGCACCACAGAGATTCCCGCAGTCATTGTGGAGTGTGGTTTTATTTCCAACCCTGCGGAGGAGCAGCTTTTGAATGATGAGGCTTATCAAACAAAGCTGGCTTGGGCAATTTATTTGGGTATCATTGACTATTTTTCACAAACGGAAAGCGTTTGA
- a CDS encoding DUF1015 domain-containing protein — translation MATIRPFMGIRPEADYAQAVAALPYDVMNSEEAREMVKDKPYSFLHIDKAEVDLPQGIDLYSDAVYAKAKENLESMIAQGVFTQDLLPNLYIYQLTMNGRSQTGLVACTSIDEYLNGTIKKHELTRADKEADRIRHVDTLNANTGPIFLAYKSNELAKTIMDGWKAANPPVYDFVSEDGIGHTVWVIDSDTEIGILVDSFRKLEHFYIADGHHRNASAVKVGLKRREEKELYTGEEEFNYYLSVLFPADELKIMDYNRVAKDLNGHSAEEFLALLTEKFQVTPYQSEGQLHPQKPHQFGMYLEGKWFSLISNSNLISNDPVLSLDVSILQKEVLEPLLAIGDPRTDKRIDFVGGIRGLSELEKRVDSGEMKVAFSLYPTSMEELMNVADADLIMPPKSTWFEPKLRSGLFLHDLGE, via the coding sequence ATGGCTACCATCAGACCCTTTATGGGAATACGTCCCGAGGCAGATTATGCCCAGGCTGTTGCCGCTCTGCCCTATGACGTAATGAATAGCGAAGAAGCAAGAGAAATGGTGAAAGACAAGCCTTATTCTTTTTTGCATATCGATAAAGCAGAAGTAGATTTGCCTCAAGGAATCGATCTTTATAGTGATGCCGTTTATGCAAAGGCAAAAGAAAATCTGGAGAGCATGATTGCACAGGGCGTTTTTACGCAAGATTTGCTCCCTAATTTATATATCTATCAGTTGACTATGAATGGCAGAAGCCAAACAGGTTTGGTTGCCTGCACCTCCATTGATGAGTACCTGAATGGTACCATCAAAAAACATGAACTAACCCGTGCGGATAAAGAGGCTGATAGAATTCGCCACGTGGATACTTTAAATGCCAATACAGGCCCTATTTTTCTGGCATATAAAAGCAACGAATTAGCAAAGACCATTATGGACGGTTGGAAAGCTGCAAATCCACCTGTATATGACTTTGTGTCCGAAGATGGCATTGGTCATACCGTTTGGGTGATTGATAGTGACACGGAAATAGGTATTTTAGTGGACTCATTCCGTAAACTTGAGCATTTCTACATTGCCGACGGTCACCACAGAAATGCATCAGCAGTAAAGGTTGGGTTAAAAAGAAGAGAAGAGAAAGAATTGTATACCGGCGAAGAGGAATTTAATTATTACCTTTCCGTACTCTTCCCCGCGGATGAACTGAAAATCATGGATTATAACCGAGTTGCAAAAGATTTAAACGGTCATTCTGCTGAAGAGTTTTTAGCCCTTTTAACCGAAAAATTTCAAGTAACACCTTATCAAAGTGAAGGACAGCTACATCCCCAAAAGCCCCATCAATTCGGAATGTATCTGGAGGGCAAATGGTTCTCTCTGATTTCCAACAGCAATCTGATTTCCAATGACCCCGTTTTAAGCTTAGATGTTTCTATTTTACAAAAAGAGGTTTTGGAACCCCTCCTTGCTATTGGAGACCCTCGTACAGATAAACGCATTGATTTTGTAGGTGGAATCCGCGGTTTATCTGAGCTTGAGAAACGTGTAGACAGTGGCGAAATGAAGGTTGCCTTTTCCCTTTACCCTACCTCCATGGAGGAATTGATGAATGTAGCAGATGCAGATTTGATTATGCCACCAAAGTCAACGTGGTTTGAACCAAAATTAAGAAGCGGCCTTTTCCTTCATGACTTAGGGGAATAA
- the wecB gene encoding non-hydrolyzing UDP-N-acetylglucosamine 2-epimerase has product MNKLKVMSVFGTRPEAIKMAPLVKELEKNDEIESIVCVTAQHREMLDQVLEIFDLHPAYDLDIMQTRQTLAGITTRALSGLEEVIAKEKPDIVLVHGDTSTTFAGALAAYYNQTKVGHVEAGLRTYDKYQPFPEEMNRRLTGALTDLHFAPTPLAKEHLLKENINEDSIFITGNTVIDALGHTIEEEYSFSVEELNHIDFQNKRVLAMTAHRRENLGEPLENICRSVKRLVEEYPDVEIVYAVHKNPAVMEPVNRILGKTERIHLTEPLDLKDMHNLMCRSYLVLTDSGGLQEEVPSMGKPVLVLRNVTERPEGVEAGTLQLVGTDEDTIYSAAKELLDNKAAYEKMAQAKNPFGDGQASRRIVESILFAFGRTGKRPNEYNICINPKDEEEQAMKEERMAILGMLEKGIINADEAERLLIILQSSNGFDKDGIGKSVEDVFGKAGDALNSVAKAVGEKAEKIQPAMKDMANKVSEKAEDIEPAVRSAAFRMAEMMDGFMSDVKSYRDKMKEKKERDQAEDWDEEDEMESAAPTEEEEAYAKNVESVLNSLQMQLSQIDDAESFLKSTFGDADMSAWEDDEEEAEASKKEDPKANSQETDAPLEENAEENKETKSESDK; this is encoded by the coding sequence ATGAATAAGTTGAAAGTAATGAGTGTTTTCGGCACAAGGCCTGAGGCAATTAAAATGGCACCCCTTGTGAAGGAATTGGAAAAAAACGATGAAATCGAAAGCATTGTTTGTGTAACAGCACAGCACAGAGAAATGCTGGATCAAGTTCTGGAGATTTTCGATTTGCATCCCGCTTATGATTTGGATATCATGCAGACACGACAGACCTTGGCCGGTATTACTACCCGGGCCTTATCCGGTCTGGAAGAGGTTATCGCCAAGGAAAAACCGGATATTGTTTTAGTACATGGGGACACTTCAACCACCTTTGCCGGAGCATTGGCTGCATATTATAATCAAACAAAGGTTGGGCATGTGGAAGCAGGATTGCGCACCTATGATAAATATCAACCTTTTCCCGAGGAAATGAACCGTCGACTGACAGGGGCTTTGACAGATTTGCACTTTGCGCCTACACCTTTGGCTAAGGAGCATCTCTTGAAAGAAAATATCAACGAAGATAGTATTTTTATTACAGGAAATACAGTAATTGATGCTTTGGGTCATACCATAGAAGAGGAGTATAGCTTTTCTGTGGAGGAATTGAACCACATTGATTTTCAAAATAAACGTGTATTGGCCATGACTGCCCACAGAAGAGAAAATCTTGGGGAGCCATTGGAGAATATTTGCCGCAGTGTAAAACGGTTGGTTGAGGAGTATCCCGATGTGGAGATTGTTTATGCGGTGCATAAAAACCCCGCAGTAATGGAACCTGTGAATAGAATCCTTGGGAAAACGGAAAGAATACATTTGACGGAGCCTTTGGATTTAAAAGATATGCATAACCTAATGTGTCGTTCTTACTTGGTATTGACCGATAGCGGTGGTTTGCAGGAGGAGGTTCCTTCAATGGGTAAGCCAGTTTTGGTGCTTCGCAATGTAACCGAGCGCCCAGAGGGCGTAGAAGCCGGCACGCTACAGCTTGTTGGTACTGATGAGGATACCATTTATTCTGCTGCGAAGGAGCTTTTGGATAACAAGGCCGCATATGAGAAGATGGCTCAAGCCAAAAATCCTTTTGGGGATGGGCAAGCCTCCAGACGTATTGTGGAGAGTATTTTATTCGCCTTTGGCAGAACAGGGAAAAGACCCAATGAATATAATATTTGCATCAATCCCAAGGATGAGGAGGAACAGGCGATGAAGGAAGAACGTATGGCAATTTTGGGCATGCTGGAGAAGGGCATTATAAATGCGGACGAGGCAGAACGTTTGTTGATTATTCTTCAAAGCAGCAATGGTTTTGATAAGGATGGCATTGGCAAATCTGTAGAAGATGTTTTTGGCAAGGCGGGAGATGCCTTAAATTCTGTAGCCAAGGCAGTTGGCGAAAAAGCAGAAAAAATTCAGCCTGCTATGAAAGATATGGCTAATAAGGTTTCTGAAAAAGCGGAAGATATTGAACCAGCTGTTAGAAGTGCAGCATTTCGTATGGCAGAAATGATGGATGGTTTTATGTCGGACGTAAAAAGTTACCGCGATAAAATGAAAGAAAAAAAGGAAAGAGATCAAGCTGAGGATTGGGATGAAGAAGACGAAATGGAATCTGCTGCGCCCACAGAAGAGGAAGAGGCATATGCAAAAAATGTGGAATCTGTTCTGAACTCATTGCAAATGCAGCTCAGCCAAATTGATGATGCGGAAAGCTTCTTGAAATCAACCTTTGGGGATGCAGATATGTCGGCTTGGGAGGATGACGAAGAAGAAGCAGAGGCTTCTAAGAAGGAAGATCCAAAGGCGAATAGTCAAGAGACAGATGCGCCTTTGGAAGAGAATGCAGAGGAAAATAAGGAAACAAAGTCCGAGAGCGATAAATAA
- a CDS encoding DEAD/DEAH box helicase has product MENGFEKLGLSSVLTKALAKQGIETPTEIQKHMIPYILSGKDVIGRSETGSGKTLAYLLPIFQRLDLGVKGAQAIILTPTHELAAQVFHQAELLEENSGLDIGCMLIIGSAGPQRQLERLKEKPRILIGSTGRILDFIKRKKVPAHLVKTIVLDEGDRLLEDGNFEDVASVVKSTLKERQIVLLSASVDEETRERSKKLMKEGGLFIEAKTGSLVPQGISHYYILATQRDKFLQLRKILAGEKPQRAIVFLNNPENIEVTVDKLCFHGIKAAGIYGKAAKLDRKNALEDFRNGRANVLVASDIGARGLDIEGVTHIINMDVPEEPSHYLHRAGRCGRKGTEGTTITLVTPYERRWVHKYEKVWGLRFVQKEMAFGKLVDSTMTKKDLDKPQKTKKPKMRNLAKELLFGRTSRKKRLKLRIRKQ; this is encoded by the coding sequence ATGGAAAATGGATTTGAAAAATTGGGCTTGTCCTCTGTTTTGACGAAAGCATTGGCGAAACAAGGGATAGAAACGCCCACAGAGATACAGAAACATATGATACCCTATATTCTATCGGGCAAAGATGTGATTGGCCGTTCCGAAACCGGTTCGGGAAAAACGTTAGCCTATCTTTTGCCTATTTTTCAGCGCTTGGATTTGGGGGTAAAGGGTGCACAGGCAATTATCTTGACCCCTACCCATGAGCTGGCGGCGCAGGTGTTTCATCAGGCAGAGCTTTTGGAGGAAAACAGTGGACTGGACATTGGTTGTATGCTCATCATTGGTTCTGCTGGGCCACAGCGTCAATTGGAAAGACTAAAGGAGAAGCCACGCATTCTCATTGGTTCCACAGGAAGAATTTTGGACTTTATCAAGCGTAAAAAAGTCCCCGCTCATTTGGTAAAAACAATTGTTTTGGATGAGGGCGACCGTCTGTTGGAGGATGGAAACTTTGAGGATGTGGCAAGCGTTGTAAAATCCACGCTGAAAGAGAGGCAGATTGTTTTGCTTTCCGCATCCGTTGATGAGGAAACGAGGGAGCGGAGTAAAAAACTAATGAAGGAGGGTGGGCTGTTTATTGAGGCAAAGACGGGCAGTCTGGTTCCTCAGGGCATCTCCCATTATTATATTTTGGCCACTCAAAGGGATAAATTTTTACAGCTTAGAAAAATTTTAGCAGGAGAAAAACCACAAAGAGCTATTGTGTTTTTAAATAATCCTGAAAACATTGAAGTTACGGTGGATAAGCTTTGTTTTCATGGTATTAAAGCGGCAGGAATTTACGGCAAAGCGGCAAAGCTTGACAGAAAAAACGCTTTGGAGGATTTTCGCAATGGCAGGGCAAATGTATTGGTGGCTTCGGATATTGGAGCGAGAGGCTTAGATATTGAAGGGGTAACCCACATTATCAATATGGACGTGCCCGAGGAACCAAGTCATTATCTTCATAGAGCAGGGCGTTGCGGCAGAAAAGGTACAGAAGGGACTACCATTACTTTGGTTACACCCTACGAAAGACGGTGGGTGCATAAGTATGAGAAGGTGTGGGGGCTTCGGTTTGTGCAGAAGGAAATGGCCTTTGGCAAATTGGTTGACAGTACTATGACCAAAAAAGATTTAGACAAACCACAAAAAACAAAAAAACCAAAGATGAGGAATTTGGCGAAAGAGCTGTTGTTTGGGCGGACAAGCCGAAAAAAGAGACTAAAGTTACGCATAAGGAAACAGTGA